In Sandaracinaceae bacterium, the following proteins share a genomic window:
- a CDS encoding serine/threonine-protein kinase — MCDRSTSPSSLPQSPRGWARRHDQTLHDRWRLKEALGAGSTGTVYRAERLDGGGDVAVKVLHPHAALGTTTRARFVRECELVTKLRHPNIIRFHALGELPDGALAMVMEYVHGESLAARMRRGPMPLPLVRHVVTEVAAALDHAHARGIVHRDLKPENVLVSPREGRALPDVKVVDFGLAKEGALGARVDISLRGEILGTPRYMSPEQLCGVSVDARADVYALGLMTYEMLTGESPYRPARGVAGWADRHLFDDPKPIDAHPVSRALSGEARRTIMRALAKSRENRVDRAGELAACLDAHPVVNLLPRPRRRAVSTEGPARGPRWPTILAAALVAAVLLIGGVLASRDAQSVTRREPAPPALRDS; from the coding sequence GCCCTCCAGCCTCCCGCAGTCGCCGCGGGGCTGGGCGCGCCGACACGATCAGACCCTGCACGACCGCTGGCGTCTGAAGGAGGCGCTCGGCGCGGGCTCGACCGGCACGGTGTACCGCGCGGAGCGGCTCGACGGCGGCGGAGACGTGGCGGTGAAGGTGCTGCACCCGCACGCCGCGCTCGGCACGACGACGCGCGCCCGCTTCGTGCGCGAGTGCGAGCTCGTCACCAAGCTCCGCCACCCCAACATCATCCGGTTCCATGCGCTCGGCGAGCTGCCGGATGGCGCGCTCGCCATGGTGATGGAGTACGTGCACGGGGAGTCGCTCGCCGCGCGCATGAGGCGTGGGCCGATGCCGCTCCCGCTCGTCCGACACGTCGTCACCGAGGTGGCCGCGGCGCTCGACCACGCGCACGCGCGCGGCATCGTGCACCGTGACCTCAAGCCCGAGAACGTGCTCGTCTCCCCGCGGGAGGGGCGCGCGCTGCCGGACGTGAAGGTCGTCGACTTCGGGCTGGCCAAAGAGGGCGCGCTCGGCGCGCGGGTCGACATCTCCCTGCGCGGCGAGATCCTCGGGACGCCGCGGTACATGAGCCCCGAGCAGCTCTGCGGGGTGAGCGTGGACGCGCGCGCCGACGTGTACGCGCTGGGGCTGATGACCTACGAGATGCTCACGGGCGAGTCCCCGTATCGGCCGGCTCGCGGCGTGGCGGGCTGGGCGGACCGGCACCTCTTCGACGATCCGAAGCCCATCGACGCGCACCCGGTCTCTCGCGCGCTCTCGGGCGAGGCGCGCCGCACGATCATGCGCGCGTTGGCCAAGTCGCGGGAGAACCGGGTCGATCGCGCGGGCGAGCTCGCGGCATGCCTGGACGCGCATCCCGTGGTCAACCTGCTCCCGCGCCCTCGCCGCCGCGCCGTGTCCACCGAGGGGCCCGCGCGCGGCCCGAGGTGGCCGACGATCTTGGCGGCCGCGCTGGTGGCCGCGGTGCTGCTCATCGGCGGCGTGCTCGCGAGCCGGGACGCGCAGAGCGTCACGCGCCGAGAGCCCGCGCCGCCCGCGCTCAGGGATTCGTGA